The genomic segment AGTTCCATCACGTCATAGAGCGAGCGCCGCGCCGCTTCGCGCTGCTCGCTGCGCTCGTCGCGCGCCGGCATCGGCACGCCCGCCATCCCGGCCAGGCGCTCTACCGCCTCCGGAAAGCTCATGCCGGTCTTTTCGGTCAGGAACCGGAAATGGTCGCCATGGGCGCCACACCCGAAGCAGTGATAGCTGCCGCGCCGGTCGTCGGCATGGAAACTCGGGCTTTTCTCGCCATGGAACGGGCAGCACGCCCAGAAGTCGCCGCGACCCGGCTGGCTCTTGCGCTTGTCCCACAGAACGTGCTCGCCCACCACCTGCGAAATCGGCAGGCGCTGACGGATTTCATCCAGGAAGCTGTCGGAGAAGCGCATGAGGGATAAGTAAGCGTCCGCTCCCGCCTTGTCACCCGCGACAAACGCGGTTTTTGGCCTCAGGGACCGAAGTTATCCCCGCTGTCCTTCAGTACGCCAGGATTGCTGGCGGGCAGAAGGCGGGAGGGAGCCCTCCCGCCAGTGAGCGCTCACACCCGGCGCAACTGCCAGGCCAGGTAGAGCTGGAAGAGCCCATAGAGCAGCACCAGCAGCCCGACCAGCCGCACCACGATCGTGGCGCTCGTCAGCGGCATGACCATGATCAGCACGCCGAACGCGATATAGGCGATGCCGCTCAGGATCGACGGCCAATAGGCTCCTTCCCGCATGAGCTTGCGGCTGATGAAGGCGACATAGACTTCGAGCGCCCCCACGACCACGGCCAGGATCCCCACGATCCAGACGATGGCCGAAACCCCGATGGATGCCGAGGTCATGGGGAACGACACCACCAGGATGCCGGCGATCACCGCCAGCAGCTGCCGGCTGACCGATGCCCAGAAGCTCTGCGTCCGCTTGCCGCCGAAGAGCAGGCCCCAAAGTCCGAGGCCGCCATCGATGATCATGAGCGCGCCACCGATCATCACCAGGGTCGCCAGCGCCAGCAATGGCGCGAAGAGGGCCAGCAGCCCCGCCACCACCATGACCGCGCCGCGAATGGCAATCGCCCAGAAGCCAGAAGACTGGCCGTCGACTATATCCGTCATTGTACCCTCCGACCTATTATAACGTTGCAGTATATGCCGGATTTCTGCTTTGACCATCGCAGAACTTCGCTACATTTGCCTTGGCAGCGCCCCCCAGACGACGCCGTGCGGACTAAGGAAGAGCGATGACACCTCACACCGACGCCCACCATCAGTCGGCCGCGCACCCGTCCCCCACGCGCCACCGCTGGCTGAACGTTCTCTGGCGCATATTCCTGCAGCTGTTCGACATGGATACCGCGCTGCGCTGCGCCGGCGCCTCGTTCTTCACCTTCCTCTCGCTGTTCCCGGCCCTGGCCATCCTTGTCTTCTCCTTCGGGCTGCTGGTAACCGAGCAGTTCATCCAGGATGCCATCGAGCGGCTGCGCGGCCTGGTTCCGAGCGAAGTCCTCAACCTGGTGCAGGGCCAGTTGCTCAACCTCGTGAACGAGCCCACCCAGAATCTCAGCGTCGGCCTTGCCATTTCCGCCGCCGTTGCCCTCTGGAGCGGATCGCGCGGCATCAACGCCTTGATCTATGCCGTCTCGCGCACCCATCCGGGCAAGGATCGCCGCTCGCTCATCGGCAGCATCATCATCTCGTTTCTCGTTACCCTGGTGGCCGGCTTCTGCCTTGTCGTCAGCCTGACGCTCATCGCCGCCCTGCCGGCTTTTTTCAAGCTACCCTTCCTCGTCATCGACCCGGGCCTGGTGTTGTTGATCCGCTGGCCGATCCTGCTGTTTCTGGCCGCGCTCGGCTTTGCCGCCTTCTATCGCTTCGCCCCGGACCGGCGACCGCGCAAGGCCCGCTGGATCTGGCCCGGCGCCATCATCGCTGCCCTCGCCTGGATCGTGGTGAGCGCTCTCTTCTCCTTCTACGTCGAGAACTTCGGTCATTACGACGTGACCTTCGGCACCCTGACGGCTGCCGTCATCCTCATGCTCTGGCTCTACAATTCCGTCCTGATCCTGGTGGCGGGGGCCATCATCAACGCCCAGCTCGAATACGCTTTCGCCCATCCCCTGC from the Youhaiella tibetensis genome contains:
- a CDS encoding DUF308 domain-containing protein — encoded protein: MTDIVDGQSSGFWAIAIRGAVMVVAGLLALFAPLLALATLVMIGGALMIIDGGLGLWGLLFGGKRTQSFWASVSRQLLAVIAGILVVSFPMTSASIGVSAIVWIVGILAVVVGALEVYVAFISRKLMREGAYWPSILSGIAYIAFGVLIMVMPLTSATIVVRLVGLLVLLYGLFQLYLAWQLRRV
- a CDS encoding YihY/virulence factor BrkB family protein translates to MTPHTDAHHQSAAHPSPTRHRWLNVLWRIFLQLFDMDTALRCAGASFFTFLSLFPALAILVFSFGLLVTEQFIQDAIERLRGLVPSEVLNLVQGQLLNLVNEPTQNLSVGLAISAAVALWSGSRGINALIYAVSRTHPGKDRRSLIGSIIISFLVTLVAGFCLVVSLTLIAALPAFFKLPFLVIDPGLVLLIRWPILLFLAALGFAAFYRFAPDRRPRKARWIWPGAIIAALAWIVVSALFSFYVENFGHYDVTFGTLTAAVILMLWLYNSVLILVAGAIINAQLEYAFAHPLPAPH